In the Agrococcus beijingensis genome, TGCTGCACCGCATCCGCGAACGCCGCGTCGTCGCGCTCGCCGAACCCCGCCTCGTCCGGTGCCGGGCGGTGGTCGAGCATGTAGATGCCGGTGAGCCCCTCGTCGCCCCGCACCAGCGTGAGCGGGCCGATCGGGCTGTCGATGATCGTGTGCGTCATGGCCGTATTCCTCTCATACCCTGCCAACGCGCGGGCGGTGCGGAATGTGAGGCTGTGGATGGAGAGCGCTCGCGCGGCCTACGCTCGAGCCATGGAGATCGCGCTCGTACGCCACGGCCAGACCGACTTCAACCGCGACGGCAGGCTGCAGGGCTCGAGCGACATCGAGCTCAACGAGACCGGCATCGCGCAGGCCCACGAGGCCGCTCGCCTGCTCGCCGACGAGTCGTGGGATGCGGTGGTGTCGTCGCCGCTGACGCGCGCGGCCGTCACCGCCGACATCATCGCGGCCACCCTCGACCTGACGGTCGCCGGCCGCCACGCGAGCCTCATCGAGCGCGCGTACGGCGAGGCGGAAGGCCTCACGAAGGAGGAGGCCGTCGCCCGGTTCGGCACCGACTGGCCGGGCGAGGAGGCGTTCGACGACCTGCAGCGGCGGGCCGTCGCAGCGGTCGACGAGGTCGCCGGCCTGCACCCGGTCGAGGGGCTCGTGATCGTCACGCACGGCACGTTCATCCGCGCCTTCGTCGATCACGTCACCGGGCTCGAGACGCGGACACCCGACAACGCCCACTCGGTGCGGTTCGCGGGGCGCCCGGGCGCGTGGCAGCTCGTCGGCGGGCTGGTGCGCAAGTGAGCCTCGAGGCGCTGCGCGCGGCGCTCCCCGCCCACGTGCTCGTGACCGACCCGGCGGCGCTCGAGGTCGCGCGCGCCGACAAGTCGGGCCATCGCTCGCAGGGGCCGCCGCTCGCGATCGTCGCCGCCGAGACGGTCGAGCACGTGCAGCTCGCGATGCACTGGGCGAGCCAGCACGGCGTGCCGGTCGTGCCGCGAGCCGCCGGCACGGGCCTGGCCGGCGGCGCCATCGCCGGCGACGGCGAGCTGGTGATCTCGACCGACGCCATGCGCGAGCTGCGGCACGTCTCGCTCGTCGACCAGTCGTGCGTCGTCGAGCCGGGCATCCGCAACGCCGAGCTCAACGACCTGCTCGCCGCGCACGGCCTCTGGTGGCCGCCCGACCCGGCCAGCCGGGCCATCTCGTCGGTCGGCGGCAACATCGCCACGAACGCCGGTGGCCTGCTCTGCGCGAAGTACGGCGTGACCCGCGAATGGGTGCTGGCGCTCGACGTGGTGCTGGCCGACGGCAGCCTCATCTCGACCGGCCACCGCACCGTGAAGGGCGTCACCGGCCTCGACCTCACGGCGCTCATGATCGGCTCCGAGGGCACCCTCGGCATCATCGTCGGCGCGACGCTGAAGCTGCGCCCGCTCGTCGAGGGCGGCATCTGGACGGTCGGCGCCTTCTTCGACGACGAGGCCCTCGCGGCCGCCGCGTGCACGGCCGTGACGGCCGCACGCATCCGCCCCGCGATCATGGAGCTCGTGGGGCGCGACGCGGTCTCGATGCTCGCCGCGTACACCGGCCAGCCCATGGAGGGCGCGTTCGTGCTCGTGCAGACCGACGACCTGGGCGCCGAGGCGTCGTCGGAGCTGGTCGCGCAGATCCTCGCCGCGCACGGCGGCCGCGTCGAGCGCACCGACGACATGACGCGGTCGGATGCCCTGGTGCAGGTGCGCAGGCAGGTGCACTTCGCGCTCGAGTCGTTCGGGACGGTGCTGGTGGAGGACGTCTCGGTGCCGCGCTCGCGCCTGGCCGACATGTTCCGCGCCTGCGACGAGGCGGCGGCGCGCCATGGCGTTCGGTTGGCGACCACCGCGCATGCGGGCGACGGCAACCTCCACCCGACGTTCGTGTTCGACGGCACGGAGTCGGCCGATGGTGGGCCGTCGGAGGCGATCTGGGCGTGCGCGAACGAGGTGTTCGAGGCCGCGATCGCGATGGGCGGCACGCTCACGGGCGAGCACGGCGTCGGCATCCTGAAGCGCCGCTGGCTCGTCGACGAACTCGGCGAGCGGCAGCTGATGCTGCAGCGCGCGGTGAAGTCCGCATTCGACCCCGACGGCATCCTGAACCCCGGCAAGGCGATCTGACGCCCGATGCAACGAAAAGAGGAGGCCCTTTCGGGCCTCCTCTGGTGAACCGGCTGGACGCGTGCAGCTACTTGACGGCGATCAGGTCACACACGAAGATCAGCGTCTCGTTCGGGCCGATCACGCCGCCGGCGCCGCGCTCGCCGTAGGCCAGGTGCGGCGGGATCACGAGCTTGCGGCGTCCACCGACGCGCATGCCCTCGATGCCCTGCTCCCAGCCCTTGATGACCATGCCGACGCCGAGCGGGAACTCGAGCGGTGCGCCACGGCCGTACGAGGCGTCGAACTCCTCGCCGCCGGAATGGGTCACGCCGACGTAGTGGACGCTGACCTGCTTGCCGGCCACCGCCTCCTCTCCGTCACCGATCGTGATGTCGGTGATCTCGAGCTCGGTGGGTGCGGGCCCCTCGGGGGCGTCGATCTCAGGCTTCTCAGTCATGCCTCCATCCAAGCACTCTGTCGATGGTCGGATGCGGTGCGTAGCCTGGGCTGGTCCGGCCACCGTCGGTCGGACCGCGATATCGCACGACCGAGGAGCACCCGATGGCCATCACTTCGAACGCAAGCACCGCCTGGACCGGACCCCTGAGCACGGGTTCGGGCACGACCACGCTGGGCACTGGATCCACCTTCGACGTCAACTGGAAGGCGCGCGCGGAGGAGGGCGGCGCGACCACGCCCGAGGAGTTCCTCGCCGCCGCCCACGCCTCATGCTTCGCGATGGCGTTCTCGCACGCGCTCGACCAGGCCGGGCACGCTCCCGACTCGCTCGAGACGAGCGCCAAGGTCACGTTCGAGGCAGGCAAGGGCGTCACGACCAGCGTGCTCTCGGTCACC is a window encoding:
- a CDS encoding OsmC family peroxiredoxin, producing the protein MAITSNASTAWTGPLSTGSGTTTLGTGSTFDVNWKARAEEGGATTPEEFLAAAHASCFAMAFSHALDQAGHAPDSLETSAKVTFEAGKGVTTSVLSVTGSVPGIDQQQFEQIAQQAKAECPISQALAGVDIQLESATLNA
- a CDS encoding FAD-binding oxidoreductase, yielding MSLEALRAALPAHVLVTDPAALEVARADKSGHRSQGPPLAIVAAETVEHVQLAMHWASQHGVPVVPRAAGTGLAGGAIAGDGELVISTDAMRELRHVSLVDQSCVVEPGIRNAELNDLLAAHGLWWPPDPASRAISSVGGNIATNAGGLLCAKYGVTREWVLALDVVLADGSLISTGHRTVKGVTGLDLTALMIGSEGTLGIIVGATLKLRPLVEGGIWTVGAFFDDEALAAAACTAVTAARIRPAIMELVGRDAVSMLAAYTGQPMEGAFVLVQTDDLGAEASSELVAQILAAHGGRVERTDDMTRSDALVQVRRQVHFALESFGTVLVEDVSVPRSRLADMFRACDEAAARHGVRLATTAHAGDGNLHPTFVFDGTESADGGPSEAIWACANEVFEAAIAMGGTLTGEHGVGILKRRWLVDELGERQLMLQRAVKSAFDPDGILNPGKAI
- a CDS encoding FKBP-type peptidyl-prolyl cis-trans isomerase, coding for MTEKPEIDAPEGPAPTELEITDITIGDGEEAVAGKQVSVHYVGVTHSGGEEFDASYGRGAPLEFPLGVGMVIKGWEQGIEGMRVGGRRKLVIPPHLAYGERGAGGVIGPNETLIFVCDLIAVK
- a CDS encoding histidine phosphatase family protein yields the protein MEIALVRHGQTDFNRDGRLQGSSDIELNETGIAQAHEAARLLADESWDAVVSSPLTRAAVTADIIAATLDLTVAGRHASLIERAYGEAEGLTKEEAVARFGTDWPGEEAFDDLQRRAVAAVDEVAGLHPVEGLVIVTHGTFIRAFVDHVTGLETRTPDNAHSVRFAGRPGAWQLVGGLVRK